The DNA sequence TGGGTCCGTGGTGCCGCCCATGACGACGAAATGCGGCTCGTCGGCGATCGACCCGTCGTAGGTGATCCGGTACAGCTCAGGAGCTTTCGTCTCGCCGTAGTGGGCCACCTCGGCCACGCACAACTCCACCTCGTAGGGCTTGGCCTGCTCGGTGAAGATGGTGCCCAGGGTCTGGGCGTAGACGTTGGCCAGCTGCCGGCCGGTGACGTCGCGGCGGTCATAGGCGTAGCCGCGGGTGTCGGCGAACTGGATGCCGCCGCGGCGCAGGTTGTCGAACTCGTTGAACCGGCCGACGGCCGCGAAGCCCACCCGGTCGTAGAGCTCGCTGACCTTCTGCAGTGACCGCGACGGGTTCTCAGCGACGAACAGCACGCCGGAGTCGTAGGTGAGTACGACGACGCTGCGCCCCCGGGAAATGCCCTTGCGCGCGAGCTCCGAACGCTCGCGCATCGCCTGTTCGGGCGAGATGAAATATGGGAAGCTCACTAATCCACCCGCGGTGCTTCGTTGCTCGGACCCTTACCGGGGCCGAATGTGTTGGTCGCAGAACGCTTTTCGATCACCTCACGAGCCAGCCGGGAGATCCGGTCCTCCGTCACCTCGAGTGCGCCGTCGGCCTCGATGGTGACGGCCGTCGGGAAGATCCCGCGCACCAGATCCGGCCCGCCGGTGGCGGAGTCGTCGTCGGCGGCGTCGTAGAGCGCCTCGACGGCGGCCTTCAGCGCCGAATCCGCGTCCGTCACACCGCCGTAGAGCTTCTTGATCGAGGACTTCGCGAAGATCGATCCGGAGCCCACCGATTGGTAGCCCTCCTCCTCGATATGCCAGCCACCCGCGGCGTCGAAGGACACGATGCGACCGGCCGCCGACGGATCCGGGTCATCGAGGTCATAGCCGACCAGCAGCGGTAGCGCCACGAAACCCTGCAGCGCCGCCCCGAGATTGCCGCGCACCATGGTCGACAGTCGATTGACCTTGCCGCGGAAGGTCAGCGGCACGCCTTCGACCTTCTCGTAGTGCTCGAGTTCCACTGCGTAGAGCCGGGCGAACTCGACGGCGATCGCCGCGGTGCCCGCGATACCGGTCGCGGTGTAATCGTCGGTGATGTAGACCTTCTGGACGTCACGCCCGGCGATCATGTGCCCCTGCGTCGAACGGCGATCACCGGCGATCAGCACCCCACCGGGATAGCGCAGCGCGACGATCGTGGTGCCGTGCGGCAGGGCCTCGCCGGGCGCGGGCGCACCGACGGTGCCTGCCGTGGGCAGCAACTGCGGAGCTTGGTGACGGAGGAACTCGGAGAACGAGGACAGATCCGTCAGGGGTGAACTAGGGGCCAGGCGATCAGAGAACGGCCAGGTCACTGTCCGCCCTTTTGGACGTATGCGCGGACGAAGTCCTCAGCGTTCTCCTCGAGGACGTCATCGATCTCATCCAGCAGATCGTCGGTCTCCTCGGCGAGCTTGTCGCGACGCTCCTGCCCGCCGGCAGCATTGCCGGAGAGGTCGTCGTCCTCGCCGCCGCCGCCACCACGCTTGGTCTGCTCTTGAGCCATCGCTGCCTCCTGCTCGTCATCGACGGCCTTGTCGTGCCATCCGGTACGGGCCGCCGGTTCTTCCACACTACCGGTCGAGGCCGGTATTGCTCGGTCTAACGATCGTCAGGTCGTGAGTTGTTCCACGAGTTCGGCGGCGCTGTCGACCGAATCCAGCAAAGCACCGACATGGGCCTTGCTGCCGCGCAGCGGTTCCAGCGTCGGGATCCGGACCAGTGAGTCGCCGCCGAGGTCGAAGATCACCGAGTCCCAGCTCGCCGCGGCGATATCGGCACCGAATCGGCGCAGGCATTCGCCCCGGAAGTAGGCCCGGGTGTCGGTGGGCGGATTGTCCACCGCGTCGAGTACCTGCTGCTCGGTGACCAGGCGTTTCATCGAGCCGCGCGCCACCAGACGGTTGTACAGGCCCTTGTCGAGCCGCACGTCGGAGTACTGCAGGTCGACCAGGTGCAGTCGCGGCGCCGACCAGCCGAGGTTCTCCCTATTGCGGAAACCTTCGAGGAGGCGCAGCTTGGCCGGCCAGTCGAGCAGCTCGGCGCATTCCATCGGATCGCGTTCGAGCAGGTCCAGCACGTGAGCCCAGGTCTCGACGACATGCGATGCCCGCGGGTCCGGGTCGCGGGCGTCGACCAGTTTGGCCACCCGATCCAGGTAGATGCGCTGCAGGGCCAGCGCGGTCAGCTCTCGGCCGTCGGCCAGTGCCACAGTGGCCCGCAGGGACGGGTCCCGGCTGATGACGTGCACCGCGTGCACCGGGCGGGCCAGCGCCAGATCCGAGAGGTCCAACCCGTGCTGGGGCCCTTCCTCGATCAGATCGAGGACCAGCGAGGTGGTGCCGACCTTGAGATAGGTCGAGGTCTCGGCCAGGTTGGCGTCACCGATGATGACGTGCAGCCGGCGGTACTTGTCGGCGTCGGCGTGCGGCTCGTCGCGGGTGTTGATGATGCCGCGTTTGAGCGTGGTCTCCAGGCCGACCTCGACCTCGATGTAGTCGGCGCGCTGCGACAGCTGGAAGCCCGGCTCGTCACCGGAGGGCCCGATGCCCACCCGGCCCGACCCCGTCACGACCTGCCGGGACACCATGAACGGCGTCAGCCCCGAGATCACCGCGGAGAACGGCGTCTGGCGACTCATCAGATAGTTCTCGTGGGTGCCGTACGAGGCGCCCTTGCCGTCGACGTTGTTCTTGTACAGCTGCAGCTTGGCGGCGCCGGGCACGCTGGCCACATGCCGCGCCGCGGCCTCCATCACCCGCTCGCCGGCCTTGTCCCAGATCACCGCGTCCATCGGATCGGTCACCTCCGGTGCCGAATACTCCGGGTGGGCGTGGTCGACATAGAGCCGCGCACCGTTGGTGAGGATCATGTTGGCGGCACCGACCTCGTCGGCGTCGACGATCGGTGGCGGCCCCGACGCGCGGCTCAGGTCGAAGCCGCGGGCATCGCGCAGCGGGGATTCCACCTCGTAGTCCCAGCGGGTGCGTTTGGCCCGCTGGATCCCGGCTGCCGCGGCGTAGGCCAGTACCGCCTGCGTCGAGGTCAGGATCGGATTGGCGGTCGGGTCGGACGGCGAGGAGATGCCGTACTCGACCTCGGTCCCGATAATCCGTTGCATGCGCTAAGCCTAACGGGACGCCGATCGCCGGTTGTGCGGGAGTCGCAGCGGCGTGGGCGATTGCGCCTGGCCGAGGGAATTGGTGGAGTGGGCAGCACGATGACGACCTACGTCCTGCACAACACCACGCTGATCGACGGAACCGGCGCCGCGCCGGTCGACCGCGCCGCAGTCGTGGTCGACGGCGACCGTATCTCCTGGGCCGGCCCGGAATCCGATGCCCCGGCGGCGGCCGGTGCGGTGCGCATCGATCTCGGCGGGCACACCCTGTGCCCCGGCTTCTTCGACTGTCACGTGCACTTCGGTCTGCCCGGCTCCAGCGGCAGCCCACTGGAGAAGGCGCTCAAACCACCGTCCTACGGCTACTTCGAGCTGATCGAGCGGCTGCGGGTGACCCTGGAAAACGGGGTGACCACCGCCCGGGACCTGATGGGGATCGACACCGGCGTGCGGGAAGCCGTCGCCGACGGACTGATCACGGGTCCCCGGCTGCTCGTCGCGGTCAACATGCTCAGCCAGACCGGCGGGCACGCCGATTTCCACCTGCCCTCGGGTATCGACCTGGGCGGTTTCATCGGCGCCTACCTGGTCGACAGCGTCGACGCCGCCCGGCTGCGGGCCCGCGAACTGCTGCGCGCCGGTGTCGATGTCATCAAGGTCGCCTCCAGCGGAGGCGTGTCGTCGCCCAACGACGACCCGACCTGGCTCGGGATGCGGCGGGAGCTGATCGCGGCGGTGGTCGAGGAGGGCCACCATTACGGCGGCCGTCCGGTGGCGGCCCACGCGATCGGCTACGCGGGCATCAGAGCGGCGGTCGAGGCCGGTGTGCATAGCATCGAGCACGGTTACCAGCTCGACGACGACCTGCGCCACCAGATGGTCGAGCAGGGCACATTCCTGGTGCCCACCCTGCTGGAAACCATGAAAGAGGTGACGGCGTCGCCGCAGGGCGCCGCCAAGAGCGCGAAATGGCATGCGATGGCGCATGATTCGATTGCAGCATCGGCGGCCGCCGGTATCAGGATCGCGGTGGGCACCGATGCCGGCCTGTCCCCCGATCACGGAACCAATCTCCGCGAGCTGGGCCTGCTGGTGAAGTTCGGCGGACTGACCCCGATGCAGGCGATCGTCGCAGGCACGCTGACCTCTGCGGCGCTCTGCGGTGTCGAGGACACCCTCGGCTCGGTCGAAGCGGGCAAGATCGCGGATCTCGTTGTGGTCAGCGGCAATCCCCTCAACGACATCGACTCCGTGGGTGACCCGGCCAACATCCTGCTGGTGGTCAAGGAAGGCAAGGCGATGGGAAATCGTGGTGGGTTCGCAATCGGCTGACCGCTACTCCGCGGAGCACTGGTTCCTGGTTCGCGGCCTGCCCACCGTCGTCCGCCGTCGCGCTCTGCTCAGCCGGGTATGGAGTCGGTCGGCGCCGGCGCTGGCGGCCTACGCCGTCATCGCGCTCAACTCGATCGCGATCGTCGCGGTCACCGGACAGCACACCGTCGACATTCCGGGCCGGCCCGATCTGGCCGAAGGGGTGGCCCTGGCACTGGTGGCGCTGGTCCTGCCGGCCGCCGGGCTCGCGGGCTGGCTGGTCGCGCGCCTGACGAACCCGCTGCACCGGGTGACCGCGGCCAATGTCGCGCTGGTGGCCGTCATCGTCGGGATGGTCTTCGGCGGGCCCAGCAACCGGATCCTGGTGAATGTCGTCAGCGCCGCGATCACCCTCGCCCTCATCCTGGCCGCCACCGCGTGCGGCGCCGGATCGTTGCTCGGCTTCATGCTCGACGTCACGCGCAGCAACCTGGCGCTGATCGGCGGTATGTTCGTCCGCGCGCTACCGGTGGTGCTGTTGACGTTCCTGGTGTTCTTCAACGGTCCGGTATGGCAAATGACGGCGGTGATCAGCCGCCAAAGACTGTGGGCGGGAATGCTCTTCCTCGTTCTCATCGCGGCCGCCTTCCTGGTGTCCAACACATTGGACCGGGTCGGGCCGATTCTGGCGGATGCCAGCCCAGCGCTCGAGGGTGACGAAACCCTGGACGACACACCGTTTGCCGGCATACCCGACCCACCGAACGGCAGGCCGCTGTCCCGGATCGAACGTGCCAACGTGGTGTTCGTCGTCGCCGCCTCCCAGGTGACCCAGGTGCTCACCGTGGCGATGCTGACCGGCGCCATCTTCGTCGTGTTCGGGCTCATCATCCTGAGCCCGGAGACGCTGGACGCCTGGACCCGCGGCGCCGGGCGGCCCGACGGTCAACTGCTCGGGATGACGCTGCCGGTGCCCGACGCGCTGCTGCAGACCAGCATGCTGCTGGCCGCCATCACGTTCATGTACCTGTCCGCGAAGGCGGTCAGCGACACCGCCTACCGGGCGCAGTTCATCGAGCCGTTGATCGACGAGTTGCGGCGGACCCTGGTGGCGCGCAACCGCTACCGCTCCACCCTGCCGAAGGGCTGAGGATGTCCGACGTCCGTCGCGTGCACGAGTGGTTCCTGGCCCGCGGTCTGCCGCTGGTGGTGTCCCAGGCGATCCAGGTGGTGTTCTTCACCACAGGTCTGTTCGCGTTCTTCCTGGCGCTGGGCACCATCGCGGTTCCCGATGACGTGACCGTGCTCTGGTCAGGCGAACAGCATTGCCCGGTCGGCGAACCGCCCTGTGCTGGAACGTGGTTCGGCATCCACGTGCCGATACCCCAGACCGTGGTGCATACTTCGCTATTCGTAGCGGTTTTGTCAGGGCTCTACTTCACGGTGAGCACAAGCGTGGATCCGCTGTATCGTCAGCGGTTCTTTGATCCGTTGATCGCTGACGTCGCGGTGAGCCTGGCTGGCCGCGACGCATACTTGGACATGGAGGGGCGCAATGGTTGAGCAGACCGGAGATTTGTTCGGAAAGCGGTATGGCGAGGTGCTTCTGGTGCACATCAGCGAGTCCGGTCCGCAGGCCACCGTGTACAACACGTTCCCCCTCAACGACTGCCCGGCCGAACTGTGGGACAAGCTCGACGCCGAGGCGCTGGCGCGGGAGAACGACGCCGTGGCCGCACTGCTCAACGGTCCGCGCTACTGGCTGATGAGCGGCATCGACAAGGTGACGCAGGGCGAGCAGGAGATCAAGACCTTCGGCGGCATCGACATGATCAAACAGGCCACCGTGCAGCTGGCGTCGCACAACCCGGCGCCGTACAGCATCAACTACGTGGCGCGTCACACCGTATTCCACTTCGATGCCGGCCGCCCGGTCTTCGAACTCGTCGACCCCGAGGGCCAACGCTGGGTAATGCAGACCTGGAGCCAGATCGTCGACGGCAACCTGGGGCTGGAAGACCTGCCCGGGCTGGGACGCCGGCTGAACCTCCCGGAGGGCTGGCGGTACGAAACCCGAGTTTTGACCGAGCGGTTGAGCGTGGACACGACGACCCGGGACGCGCACGTCACCCAGGACGATCTGACCAACACCTACTCGCTGGAGTTCTAAAGGCCAAGAGCCAGAACGGCCCCCGGCACGCCGAGCGTGCGGGGGGCCGTTCTGGCGTGCCGCCTGTTACAGGTACTGGCCCAGGTTCGACTCGGTGTCAATGGCCCTGCTGGCCGACGAACTCTTGCCCGTGACCAGCGTGCGGATGTAGACGATCCGCTCGCCCTTCTTGCCCGAGATCCGCGCCCAGTCATCCGGATTGGTGGTGTTGGGCAGGTCCTCGTTCTCGGCGAACTCGTCGACGATCGAGTCCAGCAGATGCTGGATCCGCAGACCCCGCTGGCCCGTCTCCAGCACCGATTTGATCGCGTACTTCTTGGCGCGGTCGACGACGTTCTGGATCATCGCCCCGGAGTTGAAATCCTTGAAGTACATGACTTCCTTGTCACCGTTGGCGTAGGTGACCTCCAAGAACCGGTTGTCGTCGATCTCGGCGTACATCCGGTCGACGACCTTCTCGATCATCGCCCTGATGCACTGCCCGCGGTCGCCGTCGAACTCGGCCAGGTCGTCGGCGTGAACCGGCAGCTCCTCGGTGAGGTACTTGCTGAAGATGTCCAGTGCCGCTTCGGCATCCGGCCGTTCGATCTTGATCTTCACGTCCAGGCGGCCGGGCCGCAGGATGGCCGGGTCGATCATGTCCTCACGGTTGGAGGCGCCGATCACGATGACGTTCTCCAAGCCTTCGACACCGTCGATCTCGGAGAGCAGCTGCGGCACAACCGTGGTCTCCACGTCGGAGCTGACACCGGTGCCGCGGGTGCGGAAGATCGAGTCCATCTCGTCGAAGAACACGATCACCGGGGTGCCCTCGGAGGCTTTCTCCCGGGCCCGCTGGAAGATCAGCCGGATGTGGCGCTCGGTCTCGCCGACGAACTTGTTCAGCAGCTCGGGGCCCTTGATGTTGAGGAAGTAGGACTTCGCCTCCCGGGCGTCGTCACCACGGACCTCGGCCATCTTCTTGGCCAGCGAGTTGGCCACCGCCTTGGCGATCAGCGTCTTGCCGCAGCCGGGCGGACCGTAGAGCAGGACGCCCTTGGGCGGGCGCAGCGAGTATTCCCGGTAGAGCTCCTTGTGCAGGAACGGCAGCTCCACGGCGTCGCGGATCTGCTCGATCTGGCGGGTCAGACCACCGATGTCGTTGTAGGCGACGTCGGGCACCTCTTCGAGGACCAGGTCCTCGACCTCGGCCTTGGGGATGCGCTCGAAGGCGTACCCGGCCTTGGTGTCGACCAGCAGCGAGTCACCGGGGCGCAGCTTGCGCGGGCGCAGGTCGTCGTCGAGGCCGTCGGCCACGTCGGCGGGCAGGTCCTCGACCGCCACCAGCGGCTCGGCCAGCCAGACGATGCGCTCCTCGTCGGCGTGCCCGACCACCAGCGCCCGATGGCCGTCGGCCAGGATCTCGCGCAGCGTGCTGATTTCGCCGACCGCCTCGTAATGGCCGGCCTCGACCACCGTCAGCGCCTCGTTGAGGCGGAGGGTCTGGCCCTTCTTCAACGACTTCACGTCGATGTTCGGCGAGCACGTCAGCCGCATCTTGCGTCCCGAGGTGAACACGTCGACCGTGTCGTCGTCGTGGGCACCGAGTAGGACGCCGTAGCCACTGGGCGGCTGGCCGAGACGGTCGACCTCCTCCCGCAGCGCCAGCAGTTGCTGACGGGCCTCTTTGAGGGTGTCCATCAGCTTGGCGTTGCGGGCCGCCAGCGAATCGATCCGGGCCTCGAGCTGGTGGACATCACGGGAGCTGCGCGGGGTGCCCTGACCGATGGCATTCTCCAGCTGCTCGCGCAAGATCGACGCTTCCCGGCGCAGCTGCTCCAGTTCGGCAGCGTCATCGCTGGACAGCTGTGGCTCTTCGGGCTGTGACTCAGACATGTTGCGCTCCTTTCCCGCACCGATAGTTGGCGCGGCGGATACCTCAACGCTACCGGGCAATGACCGATCGTGTGCGCTCGGGGAATTACGACACTCTGGCAACACTGTTAACCTCATGAATGAGTCGGGCCGATCGAAAGGACAGCCGTGACCCTGAAACTGCTAGCCACGGGCGTAGCAGCCGCCGCAATCGTCGGCGGCGCCGCCGCTGGTGTGACCTCGGTTGCAGTCAGCATGCCCGCCGCATCGCCCGCCGTGGCACCCGTCGTCTTCGGCGCGCCGCTGCCGCAGCAGCCGGCGCCTGAGCTGCAGAGCACCCTGGCAGCCACCCTCGACGGCCTGCAGAGCGGCGGGTCGTTCATGGGCAGCAAGGCCGCCTTCATCCAGGGTGGCCTGGGCCGCATCGAGGGCATCACCGCTGACCGCGCCTTCAGCAACGCCTCGGCCAAGGGCTACTTCCCGCTGACCTTCGCTATCGCCGATATCGACGAGGAAGGCCCCACCGCGACGGCCAATGTCACCGCAACGGCGGCCAACGGTGCCACCGCGACCCAGAGCATCCAGTTCATCGCGGGCCCCAGCCCCACCGGCTGGCAGCTGACCAAGGCGTCCGCGCTGGCGCTCATGAGCGCGGCCAGCTGAGTCGCCGCTGGATGAATCACCACCCGTTCGCAGTGCTGGGCGCCGCCACAATTGTGGCGGCGCTCGCACTATCGGGGTGTTCCAACCACGACGAGGCGAAAACCGCGACCGGTCCGGTGGACCCGTCGGCACCGGCGATTTCCGCGCCGTCGACGTCGGCCGCGCTGCCTGCACCGGAGGCCCTGACCGACGTGCTGTACCGGTTGGCCGACCCCGCGGTGAAGGGCAGCGACAAGCTCGCACTCGTCGAGGGCACCACACCGGATGACGCCGCCACGATCGACAAGT is a window from the Mycolicibacterium anyangense genome containing:
- a CDS encoding metal-dependent hydrolase family protein; the encoded protein is MTTYVLHNTTLIDGTGAAPVDRAAVVVDGDRISWAGPESDAPAAAGAVRIDLGGHTLCPGFFDCHVHFGLPGSSGSPLEKALKPPSYGYFELIERLRVTLENGVTTARDLMGIDTGVREAVADGLITGPRLLVAVNMLSQTGGHADFHLPSGIDLGGFIGAYLVDSVDAARLRARELLRAGVDVIKVASSGGVSSPNDDPTWLGMRRELIAAVVEEGHHYGGRPVAAHAIGYAGIRAAVEAGVHSIEHGYQLDDDLRHQMVEQGTFLVPTLLETMKEVTASPQGAAKSAKWHAMAHDSIAASAAAGIRIAVGTDAGLSPDHGTNLRELGLLVKFGGLTPMQAIVAGTLTSAALCGVEDTLGSVEAGKIADLVVVSGNPLNDIDSVGDPANILLVVKEGKAMGNRGGFAIG
- a CDS encoding ubiquitin-like protein Pup → MAQEQTKRGGGGGEDDDLSGNAAGGQERRDKLAEETDDLLDEIDDVLEENAEDFVRAYVQKGGQ
- the prcB gene encoding proteasome subunit beta, with the protein product MTWPFSDRLAPSSPLTDLSSFSEFLRHQAPQLLPTAGTVGAPAPGEALPHGTTIVALRYPGGVLIAGDRRSTQGHMIAGRDVQKVYITDDYTATGIAGTAAIAVEFARLYAVELEHYEKVEGVPLTFRGKVNRLSTMVRGNLGAALQGFVALPLLVGYDLDDPDPSAAGRIVSFDAAGGWHIEEEGYQSVGSGSIFAKSSIKKLYGGVTDADSALKAAVEALYDAADDDSATGGPDLVRGIFPTAVTIEADGALEVTEDRISRLAREVIEKRSATNTFGPGKGPSNEAPRVD
- the prcA gene encoding proteasome subunit alpha, with amino-acid sequence MSFPYFISPEQAMRERSELARKGISRGRSVVVLTYDSGVLFVAENPSRSLQKVSELYDRVGFAAVGRFNEFDNLRRGGIQFADTRGYAYDRRDVTGRQLANVYAQTLGTIFTEQAKPYEVELCVAEVAHYGETKAPELYRITYDGSIADEPHFVVMGGTTDPIIAALKETYSENAELAGAVKIAVGALRAGISSASTNATPPAEPRVLGPSTLEVAVLDAKRPRRAFRRITGAALEALLPKADSGSAAEQDAAAD
- the arc gene encoding proteasome ATPase produces the protein MSESQPEEPQLSSDDAAELEQLRREASILREQLENAIGQGTPRSSRDVHQLEARIDSLAARNAKLMDTLKEARQQLLALREEVDRLGQPPSGYGVLLGAHDDDTVDVFTSGRKMRLTCSPNIDVKSLKKGQTLRLNEALTVVEAGHYEAVGEISTLREILADGHRALVVGHADEERIVWLAEPLVAVEDLPADVADGLDDDLRPRKLRPGDSLLVDTKAGYAFERIPKAEVEDLVLEEVPDVAYNDIGGLTRQIEQIRDAVELPFLHKELYREYSLRPPKGVLLYGPPGCGKTLIAKAVANSLAKKMAEVRGDDAREAKSYFLNIKGPELLNKFVGETERHIRLIFQRAREKASEGTPVIVFFDEMDSIFRTRGTGVSSDVETTVVPQLLSEIDGVEGLENVIVIGASNREDMIDPAILRPGRLDVKIKIERPDAEAALDIFSKYLTEELPVHADDLAEFDGDRGQCIRAMIEKVVDRMYAEIDDNRFLEVTYANGDKEVMYFKDFNSGAMIQNVVDRAKKYAIKSVLETGQRGLRIQHLLDSIVDEFAENEDLPNTTNPDDWARISGKKGERIVYIRTLVTGKSSSASRAIDTESNLGQYL
- the dop gene encoding depupylase/deamidase Dop, with protein sequence MQRIIGTEVEYGISSPSDPTANPILTSTQAVLAYAAAAGIQRAKRTRWDYEVESPLRDARGFDLSRASGPPPIVDADEVGAANMILTNGARLYVDHAHPEYSAPEVTDPMDAVIWDKAGERVMEAAARHVASVPGAAKLQLYKNNVDGKGASYGTHENYLMSRQTPFSAVISGLTPFMVSRQVVTGSGRVGIGPSGDEPGFQLSQRADYIEVEVGLETTLKRGIINTRDEPHADADKYRRLHVIIGDANLAETSTYLKVGTTSLVLDLIEEGPQHGLDLSDLALARPVHAVHVISRDPSLRATVALADGRELTALALQRIYLDRVAKLVDARDPDPRASHVVETWAHVLDLLERDPMECAELLDWPAKLRLLEGFRNRENLGWSAPRLHLVDLQYSDVRLDKGLYNRLVARGSMKRLVTEQQVLDAVDNPPTDTRAYFRGECLRRFGADIAAASWDSVIFDLGGDSLVRIPTLEPLRGSKAHVGALLDSVDSAAELVEQLTT